A section of the Montipora foliosa isolate CH-2021 unplaced genomic scaffold, ASM3666993v2 scaffold_427, whole genome shotgun sequence genome encodes:
- the LOC137988787 gene encoding uncharacterized protein: MHQRLVNHHNLVIDKETVRTILRIVDPVGVENRSKHRFKRRQYCSKGPNYIWHMDGYDKLKPFGFCIHGCIDGYSRRIVWLEVGVTNNDPDVTAGYFLDAIRSVGGVPRILRADNGTENVHIAAFQRFFRREAVDAFAGEKSFIYGRSVSNQRIEAWWGQLRRGGMDWWITFFKDLRDNGLFCDDNIFHVESIRFCFMFIIQEELNKAAKLWNLHRIRPSTNPESPPGRPDMLYFLPEISNTQDNKTVVTVEDVELVEETCGLQNVQLPCSPEFISLAEIIMRQNGLMMPSNANDAKALYIELLDKIKKFEDNL, encoded by the coding sequence ATGCATCAAAGACTCGTCAATCATCATAATCTTGTAATTGACAAAGAAACAGTTCGCACCATTCTAAGAATTGTTGATCCTGTTGGCGTTGAAAATCGCTCAAAGCATCGTTTCAAACGAAGGCAGTACTGTAGCAAAGGGCCAAACTATATATGGCATATGGACGGATACGATAAACTAAAACCGTTTGGGTTTTGCATTCACGGCTGTATCGACGGATACAGCCGGCGTATTGTTTGGTTGGAAGTTGGCGTTACCAACAACGACCCAGATGTCACGGCGGGATACTTCTTAGATGCCATTCGTTCTGTTGGTGGTGTACCACGCATTTTGCGTGCCGACAATGGTACAGAAAATGTCCACATTGCAGCGTTTCAGCGATTTTTTCGAAGAGAGGCAGTTGATGCATTTGCCGGGGAAAAGAGTTTCATATACGGAAGATCAGTTTCTAATCAGCGGATCGAGGCATGGTGGGGTCAACTGCGCAGAGGTGGCATGGATTGGTggataactttttttaaagatttGAGAGATAATGGTTTGTTCTGCGACGACAACATTTTCCACGTAGAATCTATACGATTTTGCTTTATGTTTATCATACAAGAGGAATTAAACAAAgcagctaagttatggaatctTCACAGAATCAGACCCTCTACTAACCCAGAATCTCCTCCCGGAAGACCCGACATGCTGTATTTTCTGCCAGAAATCAGTAACACACAGGACAACAAAACAGTCGTAACTGTGGAAGATGTGGAACTCGTTGAGGAGACGTGTGGCTTGCAGAATGTTCAGTTACCCTGTTCACCCGAATTTATCTCCTTGGCTGAGATAATTATGAGACAGAATGGTCTGATGATGCCTAGCAATGCAAATGACGCCAAAGCTCTCTATATAGAGTTAttggataaaataaaaaaatttgaagaTAATCTTTAA